A region from the Tachysurus vachellii isolate PV-2020 chromosome 25, HZAU_Pvac_v1, whole genome shotgun sequence genome encodes:
- the camk2n2 gene encoding calcium/calmodulin-dependent protein kinase II inhibitor 2, whose product MSEVLPYSEGKMNGYGPDDEVGQMSFSCRLQDTNSFFSTSQSKRPPKLGQIGRAKHVVIEDDRIDEVLKGMTDKPSPGV is encoded by the exons ATGTCCGAGGTTTTGCCCTACAGCGAGGGAAAGATGAACGGCTACGGGCCGGACGACGAGGTCGGACAAATGTCGTTCAGCTGCCGGCTGCAGGATACAAACTCGTTTTTCAGCACTTCGCAGTCGAAAAGGCCGCCGAAACTCGGACAGATTGGACGCGCAAAACATG tgGTCATTGAAGATGACCGAATAGACGAGGTGTTGAAAGGCATGACGGATAAACCGTCCCCTGGTGTCTAA
- the LOC132840523 gene encoding acetylcholine receptor subunit delta-like isoform X3, which yields MLRLPSRLVWLPEIVLENNNDAQFEVAYYCNVLVNSSGFVYWLPPAIFRSSCSINVYYFPFDWQNCTLKFSSLTYNAKEISLNLKEEQDSETERSYLVEWIIIDPEGFTENGEWEIIHRPARRNIYKSIPMDSNKHQDITFYLIIKRKPLFYIVNIIIPCVLISFLASLVYYLPADSGEKMTLSISVLLAQSVFLLLISQRLPETSMAIPLIVKYLMFIMVLVTVVVLNCVIVLNLHFRTPSTHVMTEWTKEFFLEKLPRILHMSHPVETEPQWVGALPRRSSSVGYITKADEYYSVKSRSELMFEKQSERHGLTTRPTPTAVNKSSSNSEVSDQLYNELKPAVEGANYIVKQMRNKNDYNEEKDNWSGIARTVDRLCFFIVTPIMTIGTICIFLMGIYNHPPPLPFEGDSFTYREADKRFI from the exons ATGCTCCGTCTGCCCTCCAGACTGGTGTGGCTTCCAGAGATTGTTTTGGAGAACAA TAACGACGCCCAGTTCGAGGTGGCTTATTACTGTAATGTGTTGGTGAACTCCTCTGGCTTTGTGTACTGGTTGCCTCCTGCTATCTTCCGTAGTTCCTGTTCCATCAATGTCTACTACTTTCCATTTGACTGGCAAAACTGCACCCTAAAGTTCAG CTCTTTAACCTACAACGCCAAAGAGATCAGcttaaatttaaaagaagagcAGGATTCCGAAACCGAGAGGAGCTACCTTGTGGAGTGGATCATCATCGACCCTGAAGGATTTACAG AAAATGGGGAGTGGGagatcattcacagacctgccAGAAGAAACATCTACAAGTCCATCCCTATGGACAGCAACAAGCACCAAGACATCACCTTCTACCTGATCATCAAACGCAAGCCTCTGTTCTACATCGTCAACATCATCATTCCCTGCGTTCTCATCTCCTTCCTGGCCTCACTGGTGTACTACCTGCCTGCAGACA GTGGTGAGAAGATGACCTTGTCCATCTCAGTACTTTTGGCCCAGTCTGTGTTCCTGCTCCTGATATCTCAGCGGTTACCTGAAACCTCCATGGCTATTCCACTGATTGTGAA GTACCTGATGTTCATCATGGTTCTGGTCACGGTGGTGGTGTTGAATTGCGTCATCGTGCTGAACCTCCACTTCAGGACCCCCAGCACACACGTCATGACGGAGTGGACAAAAGAG TTCTTCCTGGAGAAACTTCCTCGTATCCTCCACATGTCTCACCCTGTGGAGACCGAGCCACAGTGGGTCGGTGCCCTGCCCAGGCGCTCCAGCTCCGTGGGTTACATCACCAAAGCCGATGAGTATTATAGCGTCAAGTCCCGCAGTGAGCTGATGTTTGAGAAGCAGTCGGAGAGGCACGGATTGACCACCAGGCCCACGCCCACCGCCG TGAATAAATCGAGCAGCAACTCAGAGGTGAGCGATCAGCTGTATAACGAGCTGAAACCGGCTGTGGAAGGAGCGAACTACATCGTCAAGCAAATGCGTAACAAAAACGACTATAATGAG GAGAAGGATAACTGGAGTGGGATCGCCAGGACGGTGGACCGCCTCTGTTTCTTCATAGTGACTCCCATCATGACCATCGGAACCATCTGCATCTTCCTGATGGGAATCTACaaccatcctcctcctcttccgtTTGAGGGAGACTCGTTCACTTACAGAGAGGCCGACAAACGTTTTATTTGA
- the LOC132840523 gene encoding acetylcholine receptor subunit delta-like isoform X1 yields MPPVRVSPGEVHIHTNRATTRETEIKMNSVYYLLPVLLSFFLSGCSGRNEEERLIHHLFKERGYNKELRPVQNKDETVMIYLSLMLSNLISLDEVSETLLTNVWMEHIFTELLYEGHIVEGWTDPRLAWNESEFDDINMLRLPSRLVWLPEIVLENNNDAQFEVAYYCNVLVNSSGFVYWLPPAIFRSSCSINVYYFPFDWQNCTLKFSSLTYNAKEISLNLKEEQDSETERSYLVEWIIIDPEGFTENGEWEIIHRPARRNIYKSIPMDSNKHQDITFYLIIKRKPLFYIVNIIIPCVLISFLASLVYYLPADSGEKMTLSISVLLAQSVFLLLISQRLPETSMAIPLIVKYLMFIMVLVTVVVLNCVIVLNLHFRTPSTHVMTEWTKEFFLEKLPRILHMSHPVETEPQWVGALPRRSSSVGYITKADEYYSVKSRSELMFEKQSERHGLTTRPTPTAVNKSSSNSEVSDQLYNELKPAVEGANYIVKQMRNKNDYNEEKDNWSGIARTVDRLCFFIVTPIMTIGTICIFLMGIYNHPPPLPFEGDSFTYREADKRFI; encoded by the exons ATGCCACCTGTCCGAGTCAGTCCAGGAGAAgtccacattcacacaaacagagcAACAACCAGAGAAacggaaataaaaatgaattcgGTTTATTATTTGCTTCCTgttttgctctctttctttctctcag GCTGCAGCGGCAGGAATGAGGAGGAACGTCTCATCCATCACCTGTTTAAAGAGCGCGGGTACAACAAAGAGCTGCGTCCGGTGCAGAACAAAGACGAGACGGTGATGATTTATCTCTCACTAATGCTCTCCAACCTCATCTCTCTG GATGAAGTCAGTGAAACTTTACTGACCAACGTCTGGATGGAACAT ATCTTTACAGAACTACTTTATGAAGGCCACATCGTAGAA ggctggacTGACCCCAGACTTGCGTGGAACGAATCAGAGTTTGATGACATCAATATGCTCCGTCTGCCCTCCAGACTGGTGTGGCTTCCAGAGATTGTTTTGGAGAACAA TAACGACGCCCAGTTCGAGGTGGCTTATTACTGTAATGTGTTGGTGAACTCCTCTGGCTTTGTGTACTGGTTGCCTCCTGCTATCTTCCGTAGTTCCTGTTCCATCAATGTCTACTACTTTCCATTTGACTGGCAAAACTGCACCCTAAAGTTCAG CTCTTTAACCTACAACGCCAAAGAGATCAGcttaaatttaaaagaagagcAGGATTCCGAAACCGAGAGGAGCTACCTTGTGGAGTGGATCATCATCGACCCTGAAGGATTTACAG AAAATGGGGAGTGGGagatcattcacagacctgccAGAAGAAACATCTACAAGTCCATCCCTATGGACAGCAACAAGCACCAAGACATCACCTTCTACCTGATCATCAAACGCAAGCCTCTGTTCTACATCGTCAACATCATCATTCCCTGCGTTCTCATCTCCTTCCTGGCCTCACTGGTGTACTACCTGCCTGCAGACA GTGGTGAGAAGATGACCTTGTCCATCTCAGTACTTTTGGCCCAGTCTGTGTTCCTGCTCCTGATATCTCAGCGGTTACCTGAAACCTCCATGGCTATTCCACTGATTGTGAA GTACCTGATGTTCATCATGGTTCTGGTCACGGTGGTGGTGTTGAATTGCGTCATCGTGCTGAACCTCCACTTCAGGACCCCCAGCACACACGTCATGACGGAGTGGACAAAAGAG TTCTTCCTGGAGAAACTTCCTCGTATCCTCCACATGTCTCACCCTGTGGAGACCGAGCCACAGTGGGTCGGTGCCCTGCCCAGGCGCTCCAGCTCCGTGGGTTACATCACCAAAGCCGATGAGTATTATAGCGTCAAGTCCCGCAGTGAGCTGATGTTTGAGAAGCAGTCGGAGAGGCACGGATTGACCACCAGGCCCACGCCCACCGCCG TGAATAAATCGAGCAGCAACTCAGAGGTGAGCGATCAGCTGTATAACGAGCTGAAACCGGCTGTGGAAGGAGCGAACTACATCGTCAAGCAAATGCGTAACAAAAACGACTATAATGAG GAGAAGGATAACTGGAGTGGGATCGCCAGGACGGTGGACCGCCTCTGTTTCTTCATAGTGACTCCCATCATGACCATCGGAACCATCTGCATCTTCCTGATGGGAATCTACaaccatcctcctcctcttccgtTTGAGGGAGACTCGTTCACTTACAGAGAGGCCGACAAACGTTTTATTTGA
- the LOC132840523 gene encoding acetylcholine receptor subunit delta-like isoform X2: protein MPPVRVSPGEVHIHTNRATTRETEIKMNSVYYLLPVLLSFFLSGCSGRNEEERLIHHLFKERGYNKELRPVQNKDETVMIYLSLMLSNLISLDEVSETLLTNVWMEHGWTDPRLAWNESEFDDINMLRLPSRLVWLPEIVLENNNDAQFEVAYYCNVLVNSSGFVYWLPPAIFRSSCSINVYYFPFDWQNCTLKFSSLTYNAKEISLNLKEEQDSETERSYLVEWIIIDPEGFTENGEWEIIHRPARRNIYKSIPMDSNKHQDITFYLIIKRKPLFYIVNIIIPCVLISFLASLVYYLPADSGEKMTLSISVLLAQSVFLLLISQRLPETSMAIPLIVKYLMFIMVLVTVVVLNCVIVLNLHFRTPSTHVMTEWTKEFFLEKLPRILHMSHPVETEPQWVGALPRRSSSVGYITKADEYYSVKSRSELMFEKQSERHGLTTRPTPTAVNKSSSNSEVSDQLYNELKPAVEGANYIVKQMRNKNDYNEEKDNWSGIARTVDRLCFFIVTPIMTIGTICIFLMGIYNHPPPLPFEGDSFTYREADKRFI, encoded by the exons ATGCCACCTGTCCGAGTCAGTCCAGGAGAAgtccacattcacacaaacagagcAACAACCAGAGAAacggaaataaaaatgaattcgGTTTATTATTTGCTTCCTgttttgctctctttctttctctcag GCTGCAGCGGCAGGAATGAGGAGGAACGTCTCATCCATCACCTGTTTAAAGAGCGCGGGTACAACAAAGAGCTGCGTCCGGTGCAGAACAAAGACGAGACGGTGATGATTTATCTCTCACTAATGCTCTCCAACCTCATCTCTCTG GATGAAGTCAGTGAAACTTTACTGACCAACGTCTGGATGGAACAT ggctggacTGACCCCAGACTTGCGTGGAACGAATCAGAGTTTGATGACATCAATATGCTCCGTCTGCCCTCCAGACTGGTGTGGCTTCCAGAGATTGTTTTGGAGAACAA TAACGACGCCCAGTTCGAGGTGGCTTATTACTGTAATGTGTTGGTGAACTCCTCTGGCTTTGTGTACTGGTTGCCTCCTGCTATCTTCCGTAGTTCCTGTTCCATCAATGTCTACTACTTTCCATTTGACTGGCAAAACTGCACCCTAAAGTTCAG CTCTTTAACCTACAACGCCAAAGAGATCAGcttaaatttaaaagaagagcAGGATTCCGAAACCGAGAGGAGCTACCTTGTGGAGTGGATCATCATCGACCCTGAAGGATTTACAG AAAATGGGGAGTGGGagatcattcacagacctgccAGAAGAAACATCTACAAGTCCATCCCTATGGACAGCAACAAGCACCAAGACATCACCTTCTACCTGATCATCAAACGCAAGCCTCTGTTCTACATCGTCAACATCATCATTCCCTGCGTTCTCATCTCCTTCCTGGCCTCACTGGTGTACTACCTGCCTGCAGACA GTGGTGAGAAGATGACCTTGTCCATCTCAGTACTTTTGGCCCAGTCTGTGTTCCTGCTCCTGATATCTCAGCGGTTACCTGAAACCTCCATGGCTATTCCACTGATTGTGAA GTACCTGATGTTCATCATGGTTCTGGTCACGGTGGTGGTGTTGAATTGCGTCATCGTGCTGAACCTCCACTTCAGGACCCCCAGCACACACGTCATGACGGAGTGGACAAAAGAG TTCTTCCTGGAGAAACTTCCTCGTATCCTCCACATGTCTCACCCTGTGGAGACCGAGCCACAGTGGGTCGGTGCCCTGCCCAGGCGCTCCAGCTCCGTGGGTTACATCACCAAAGCCGATGAGTATTATAGCGTCAAGTCCCGCAGTGAGCTGATGTTTGAGAAGCAGTCGGAGAGGCACGGATTGACCACCAGGCCCACGCCCACCGCCG TGAATAAATCGAGCAGCAACTCAGAGGTGAGCGATCAGCTGTATAACGAGCTGAAACCGGCTGTGGAAGGAGCGAACTACATCGTCAAGCAAATGCGTAACAAAAACGACTATAATGAG GAGAAGGATAACTGGAGTGGGATCGCCAGGACGGTGGACCGCCTCTGTTTCTTCATAGTGACTCCCATCATGACCATCGGAACCATCTGCATCTTCCTGATGGGAATCTACaaccatcctcctcctcttccgtTTGAGGGAGACTCGTTCACTTACAGAGAGGCCGACAAACGTTTTATTTGA